A stretch of the Tannerella serpentiformis genome encodes the following:
- a CDS encoding Txe/YoeB family addiction module toxin encodes MYRLQISEEADHDLSRLKKSEPQAFKKALQLLDELVEHPQTGTGHPELLKRDRPGQWSRRINKKHRLVYEIREEIVLVLVLQAYGHYDDK; translated from the coding sequence ATGTACAGACTTCAAATTTCAGAAGAAGCCGATCATGACTTATCACGGCTGAAAAAGAGTGAGCCACAAGCGTTCAAAAAGGCTTTGCAACTGTTGGATGAGCTTGTAGAACATCCCCAAACAGGAACGGGGCATCCAGAACTCTTAAAAAGAGATAGACCCGGACAATGGTCTCGTAGAATAAACAAGAAGCATAGGCTTGTTTACGAGATACGAGAAGAAATAGTGCTTGTTCTTGTCCTTCAAGCATATGGGCACTATGATGATAAATGA